The bacterium nucleotide sequence GATCACGGCGGTGAGGATGCCGGCGAGACTCACGGGCAGCACCGTCCGGATCAAGGCCCCGAGCCGTCCGCAGCCATCGACCTGGGCGGCCTCTTCGATCTCCGGCGGCACCGTCTTGAAGAACCCGCTGAGCAGCCACGTGCAGAACGGGATCGTGAACGTCGGATAGATGAGCACGAGGGCCCACTTCGTGTCGATGATGTGCGTCATGGCGACGACCCGGGACAGCGGGATGAACAGCAGGATCGGCGGGATGAGGTACCCGAGAAAAATGCCGATGCCCATGTTCTCCGAGCCCGGCAGCCCGACCCGCGCGAGCGCGTAGCCGGCGGGGACGCCTACCAGCAGCGTGATCAGCGACACGCAGGCGGCGATCACCATCGTGTTGGTGATCCAGTCCCCGTAGTACGTGTGCTGGAAGAGGTAGGCGAAGTGCTCCCACGTCGGGTGCTGATGGAACCAGAACGGAAAAACGGTCGGGTTCACCAGGTCGGCGTCGGTCTTGAACGCGGTAATGCCCATCCACACCACCGGGAAGACAGCGATGAGGATGAACGGCGCGAGCCCGAGGTAGACCAGCAGGTGCCGCCTGAGCGACCGCGCCTTCGCGCGACGGGCGCCGGCCGCCACCAGCCCGATCTTGTCGAGCGGGAGCGCGTGGCCCCGGACGGCGGTCACAGTGTCTCGCGCCTCCGGAGATTCCGCAGCAGCAGGTAGACGACCGGCAGCAAGATCGGGAACAGCATGAGCGAGATGGCGGCCCCGCGGCCGAGCGCCCCGGCCTGGATACCGACCTCGAGGGCCTTCGTCGGAAGGATCTCGGTCGCGCCCATCGGACCGCCAAGCGTGAGCAGGTATACAATGCTGATGTCGGAGAGCGTAAACACCGTATCGAAGAGGAGCCCCACGAGCAGAATCGGCGCGATCACCGGAATGACGATGTACCGGTAGCGCAGAAAGAAGTTGGCGCCGTCGACCTTGCCCGCGTCGAG carries:
- a CDS encoding carbohydrate ABC transporter permease, which translates into the protein MTAVRGHALPLDKIGLVAAGARRAKARSLRRHLLVYLGLAPFILIAVFPVVWMGITAFKTDADLVNPTVFPFWFHQHPTWEHFAYLFQHTYYGDWITNTMVIAACVSLITLLVGVPAGYALARVGLPGSENMGIGIFLGYLIPPILLFIPLSRVVAMTHIIDTKWALVLIYPTFTIPFCTWLLSGFFKTVPPEIEEAAQVDGCGRLGALIRTVLPVSLAGILTAVIFAFTLTMQDFLYSLVYVSVSDQKPVPLGVATDLIRGDVYYWGSLMAGALLVGVPVAILYVFFLDNFISGITSAAVK